Proteins encoded within one genomic window of Mycolicibacterium aubagnense:
- a CDS encoding endolytic transglycosylase MltG: MIPDAPDDDEEWGSTRIKPESVGRPRRGMSRAERVRAERNRKRRRRRSIVALTVFIVVVVTAVFLGSRLWHGIFGSGNDYSGDGNNDLVIEVHQGDSTTAIGQTLHDHGVVANVKTFVQAAEGNKAMTEIQPGFYKLRTEISAANAVSRLTEKDNRVGRLVIPEGRQLDDTTDVKTNKINQGIFSLISAASCVDLDGNRKCVSAADLKQAAGAADVSALMVPSWAAGPVKALGADHRRLEGLIAPGTWNVDPAGTPESILASLISSSGHQYEKGGLLDAGAAANLNPYQILIVASLVQRESNPQDFAKVARVIYNRLATPDHRRLQFDSTVNYPLDRQEVATTDGDREQPTPWNTYAREGLPVTPICSPGQPAVVAAQDPAPGDWLYFVTIDLQGTTVFTRDYQQHLASIELAKRNGVLDSAR, from the coding sequence ATGATTCCCGACGCGCCCGACGACGACGAAGAGTGGGGCAGCACCCGCATCAAGCCCGAATCGGTGGGCCGGCCCCGCCGCGGGATGAGCCGGGCCGAACGGGTCCGCGCCGAGCGGAACCGCAAGCGCCGCCGCCGCCGCAGCATCGTGGCGCTGACCGTCTTCATCGTCGTTGTGGTCACTGCGGTGTTCCTCGGTTCACGCCTGTGGCACGGGATCTTCGGTTCGGGCAACGACTACTCCGGTGACGGCAACAACGACCTGGTCATCGAGGTGCATCAGGGCGACTCCACCACCGCCATCGGGCAGACCCTGCACGACCACGGCGTCGTGGCCAACGTGAAGACGTTCGTCCAGGCCGCCGAGGGCAACAAGGCGATGACCGAGATTCAGCCGGGCTTCTACAAGCTGCGCACCGAGATCTCGGCAGCCAACGCGGTATCCCGGCTCACGGAGAAGGACAATCGCGTCGGCCGCCTGGTGATCCCGGAGGGCCGTCAGCTCGACGACACCACCGACGTCAAGACCAACAAGATCAATCAGGGCATCTTCAGCCTGATCTCGGCCGCTTCGTGCGTCGACCTGGACGGCAACCGCAAATGCGTGTCTGCCGCAGATCTGAAGCAGGCCGCCGGCGCCGCCGACGTCTCGGCGTTGATGGTGCCGAGCTGGGCGGCAGGGCCGGTGAAGGCGCTGGGCGCCGACCACCGCAGGCTCGAGGGCCTCATCGCGCCGGGCACCTGGAACGTCGACCCGGCCGGCACGCCGGAGTCGATTCTGGCGAGCCTGATCAGCTCGAGCGGTCACCAGTACGAAAAGGGTGGCCTGCTCGACGCCGGCGCGGCCGCCAACCTGAACCCGTACCAGATCCTGATCGTGGCGTCGCTGGTCCAGCGTGAGTCCAACCCGCAGGACTTCGCCAAGGTCGCCCGCGTCATCTACAACCGGCTGGCGACCCCTGATCACCGCAGGTTGCAGTTCGACTCGACGGTGAACTACCCGCTGGATCGGCAGGAGGTGGCCACCACCGACGGCGACCGCGAGCAGCCGACGCCGTGGAACACCTATGCGCGTGAAGGCCTTCCGGTCACGCCCATCTGTTCGCCCGGGCAGCCCGCGGTCGTCGCGGCGCAGGATCCGGCGCCGGGGGACTGGCTGTACTTCGTGACCATCGACCTGCAGGGCACGACGGTGTTCACCCGGGACTACCAGCAGCACCTCGCCAGCATCGAGCTCG